The DNA window ACCCGGTAGACGCGGCGGTGCCACCTGACCCACCGGATCCGCCTGCCGCACTGGACCCGCCGGATGCTGCTCCCTGTTGCTGCGGGGTGGTAGTCGGAGCCGCCGTCGTCGAACTTGCCGACGACACGACACCAGCCGGCTCGGCCTGCTGGTTATTGTCCCCACTACCGCCGAGCGACGCGATGAACCACACGATCAATCCGAGCACGACGACGGCCGCACCGATGGCGAGCGCACGACGACGCCAGTAGATTTCGGGAGGCAAAGGCCCGGTTGGTTCCAACACAGAACAACCGTAGGTGCCAGTGGCTCACGCATCTGGCAAGCGCATGCGGCGTGTCGCAACTAGAGAAAGAAGTTGATCAGGGCACTTCGCCGATATTGCCGATTACCTCGCGCAACCGCGCGGTCCCCTCGGACAACTTGTAGGTCAAGCCCACGATTGCAACATCTCCCGCCTCGACCTTGTCGGCGATGATTCGCGAGCGCTGCATCAGCAGATTTCCGGTTTCCTCGACGTGGCGGGCCTCGAAGTCGTCGACCGCGACGTACCCGTCCCGGCGCGCGGACAGCACAGAGGGAGTCACCCGCTCGACGACGTCGCGAATGTAACCCCCGGGGGTGTCACCCGAGTCGAGCGCGTCGATCGTGGCCTGGACCGCACCGCACTTGTCGTGGCCGAGCACGACGATCAGCGGCGCGCCCAGGACGGCAACTCCGTACTCGATCGAGCCGAGCACGGACGAATCGATCGTGTGGCCTGCCGTGCGAACGACGAACATATCTCCGAGGCCCTGATCGAAGATGATCTCGGCGGCGACGCGGGAGTCGGCGCAGCCGAACAGAATGGCGCTCGGATGTTGTCCTTCGGCGAGACGGGTGCGGTCCTCGATCCCCTGGCTGGGGTGCAGCGGCTCGCCGGCGACGAAGCGCTGGTTACCCTCCTTGAGAGACTTCCATGCTGAAACTGGGTTCGATGCGGGCATGGGTGTCATTGTGCCTGGGCCGTCTGCTACCGGCGAGTCGGGCTATCGGAGAAAGGGTGCGGGAGAGACAGTGCCGATCGATACCAACGCACTCCTCGGGTGGTTCGACACCGAGGAACGTGACCTGCCGTGGCGACGCCCGGGCGTGACCGGATGGCAGATCCTGATGAGCGAGATCATGCTGCAGCAGACGCCGGTGTCACGTGTGGCGCCCATCTGGGAGCAGTGGGTCGAACGCTGGCCGGTGCCGTCCGCGATGGCCGAATCGTCTCGAGCGGAGGTACTACGAGCCTGGGGCAAGCTGGGCTACCCGCGTCGCGCTCTGCGACTGCACGAATGCGCTGGAGTACTGGCGGCCGAACACGGCGATGTCGTACCCGCGGACGTCGACACCCTCCTCGGACTGCCGGGCATCGGCGCATATACGGCGCGCGCAGTCGCATGTTTCGCGTACGGGCAACGCGTACCCGTCGTCGACACGAACGTTCGGCGCGTCGTCGCCAGAGCTGTCCACGGGACCGCCGAAGCCGGCAACCCGTCGACGACGCGAGATCTAGCCGACGTCGACGGACTCCTCCCCCGCCCGCGCGCGAAGGCAGCGCGTTATTCCGCTGCGTTGATGGAACTGGGCGCGTTGATCTGCACGGCGAAGAATCCGGCATGCCTGCTGTGTCCGCTTCCGGAGTGCTCGTGGATCGAGGCGGGTCGGCCTGCGCACACAGGTCCGGCGAAGAAGGTCCAGAAATTCGCCGGCACCGACCGTCAGGTACGCGGGAAGCTGATGTCGGTCCTGCGCGAGAGCAGTGGTCCCGTCGAACGCACGAAACTCGACGTAGTCTGGCTCACCGATCCGGGACAGCGAGATCGGGCACTGGACTCACTGCTACTCGACGGTTTGATCGAACAGACCGACTCGGGACTGTTCGCGCTGGCCGGTGAGGGAGAGGGCACTCCCTCACGCGAATGATCAACGCAGGAAATCCACCAGCACCTTGTTGACGATCTCAGGTCGCTCCAGATAGCCGAAGTGACCGGTATCGGCGATCTCCTCGTAGCGAGCACCCGGAATCGCCTGCGCCACCTCACGGCTCAAATGCACGGGGATCAGCCGGTCGTCCGCGAATCCGACGACGAGCGACTTGGCGGTGATCTTTCGGTATGCGGTCAGACGTTCCGACCCGGCCCGCATCTCCAGCCCGATCTGGGCGCGCTTGCCGGCACTGGGCTGGCCGCCCGAGAACTCGAGGACCGCAAGCCAATCTCCGATCGCCTGTTCGTCGCGAAGCGTCGCCGGCGAGAAGTTGTTCATCGCAGTGATCGCCGCCCGGTACGACGCCGGCAGCGTAATTCCCGCGTCGTACAACTCGCGTTCCGCTTTCGACCACGCCCGTTGCATCGCCGATGCTCGCCCGTAGGTGGCCATCATGACTGCGTGCGACACCAGATCCGGGCGGGCGAGCGCAAGCTCCTGGGTGACCCGGGATCCCATCGACGTCCCGACGACCCTGGCGCGCATTCCGCCGAGATGCTCGATGAGCGCCGCGGTGTCCGCGACCAGGTCGTCCAGGACCATCCCGTCCGCACACTCCGAGGACGGTGAGATACCGCGGTTGTCGAACGTGACCACCTGGAAACCAGCCTTCACGAGGGCAGGCACCTGATGCGCCTTCCATACTCGCCCCGGGCTGCCTGTACCCATCACCAACACGACGAGCGGGCCGGAGCCGGCAACCTCGTAGTTGATTTCAATTCCATTGATCTTCGCCAGCGACATTCGCGTCATCGTAGTTGGCGTAGGAAGCTGGTCACCGTTTCGCGATAGAACTCGGGACGCTCGTCGTGGATCAGGTGCGCAGCGCCAGGCACCAGGACATACTCCGACTTGGCGTTTCGCGCGTGCATCTCGGCCATCTGACCGTCCGGTGTGATGCCGAACTCACCTTCCAACAACAGCGACGGGACGTCGACCGACTCCCATTCGCTCCAGAAGTGTCGAGTTCCCCACTCCGCGGAAATTGCCTCGAACGTCGACACCGAGCCGTGCAGATACCAGCCGTCTTCTCGCTCGACGAAGGAATCCAGAAAGTACCGACCCGCGACATCCCCGAAGAAGCTACGCACGTCGTCCTCGGTTGAAAACGGTTGCGGCCAACGCCTGATCATCGCGGCCCAGTCGTCGGCCGTTCGCCCCCGAAAGTCGGGAGCTATGTCCTCGACGACGAGCGCAGCCACAAGATCCGGTCTGGCAGCGGCCAAGCACCATCCGTGCAGCGAGCCCATCGAATGTCCGACGACGGTTGCCCGCCCCACTTTCTCGGCGTGCTCGGTCAAGTCCTCGACGAACGCCTCGGTGCGTAGCGACGACGGAGCGCGGCGACGATGCCCGGGTGCGTCGTAGGTGTAGACATGGCCGAGTTCACGTAGCCATGGAAGCTGACGCCGCCACGTCTGCGCGCTCCCCATCAGTCCGTGCAGCAGAAGGATCGGATTGCCGTTCCCACCCTCATCGTGCAGCACACACCCGATCCTAATGTCGAGTCCTCGGCCGACGCACGGTCCCATTTGCGAGTCCGAGCGGCGGAGTAGCCTCTCGAACATGGCAGTCGTGAAGATCAATGCAATCGAAGTTCCTTCAGGTGCAGGCCCCGAGCTGGAGAAGCGCTTCGCCGCGCGCGCGGGCGCCGTCGAAGGTTCACCAGGCTTTCTCGGATTTCAGCTGCTGCGGCCGGTGAAGGGCGAGGACCGCTACTTCGTAGTCACGCAGTGGGAGACAGAAGAAGCCTTCGAGGCGTGGGCAGCGGGGCCGGCCAAAGCCGCCCACTCGGGTGAGCGCGCGAAGCCGGTCGCGTCAGGCGCATCGTTGTTGGAGTTCGAGGTTGTTCTCGACGTGCCCGCGCGCAGCAAGCCGGAGTAACGCCCCGACTGCTCAGACCGGCTTCACAGCTGATCCAACGACACCGGCGGTAGCGTCCACAGTTGCCGCGTAGTCCCAGTCCGTCGGTGCCGCAGATTTCGACGCTGCAGATTTCGACGTTCTAGATTTCGAGGTCGTGTTGGATCGGCCCTCGATAGCGTCGACGAGAGCGTCCAACTCGTCTACAGGAACCGGCCGACCGACGTGGAAGCCCTGCGCACCGTCGCATCCGAGAGTGCGCAGCCTCTCGAGTGTTCGTGCGTCCTCCACACCCTCGGCGACCACGGTCATGCCGAGGCTTCGCGCCAGATCGATCGTGGAACCGACGATCGATGCATTCGTCGGTTGACTGTTCATCGCCGTCACGAAGGTCTTGTCGATCTTGAGCGTCTGGACAGGGAGTGATCGAAGGTACGCCAGCGAGCTGTATCCGGTTCCGTAATCGTCGATGGCAATCGAAGCCCCGATATCTCGTAGCGCGACGAGCGAGTCGACCGAACGCCTTGGGTCGGTCATCGCAGTGGTTTCTGTGACCTCGAATTCGACTGCGGCGGCCGGTACCTCGTGCCTCTGTAGTGCGTGGGCCACGTGCTCCACGAGCGCAGAGTCCAGCAGGTTTCGTACAGACAGATTCACCGAGATGCCGAAATCTGGGCGGATGCGCCGCATCGCGCTGCAACACCTGAGGGAGTCTTCGAGCACGTACGCCGTGATGGCGGGCAACAATCCGGTCCGTTCCGCGTCGGGAAGGAACGACGACGGAGACATGAGTCCCTCACGCGGATGCTGCCATCGCAACAGCGCCTCGACACCGGATACTGTGCCCGACGCCAGATCGAGACACGGTTGGAAGAACACTCGCAGTTGCCGCTCACGAAGCGCTGTTTCGAGTTCACCGAGCAGACGCATCTGATCATGTCGGTTGCAGTCCATCGACGGGGTGTAGATCGACGAACGCATATGCGAGTGTTTGGCGGCGGTCAACGCGACGTGTGCATGCTGCAGCAGGGCTTCGGCGTCGACGTCGCTCAGCTTCGAGGACTCGACGACCCCTACCGTCGCGTCCAGTGCCACGTTGATGTCGCGAACGAACATGGTCCGACTCACGACGCTGCGGAAGTGATCGGCATACTCCGTCGGGGAGATCACCATCAGGTCGGCGGCCATCGAAACGACGAACTGATCGCCGCCGAGACGCCCTACAACGGAATCGCCCGCCGACGCAGCCGACAGGCGCTGACCGATCTCACGGAGTACGCGATCCCCAACCGGGTAGCCAAAAGTCTCGTTGATCTGCGCGAACCGGTCGACGTCGACGATGACAACGACGACGCCACCAGGCCCTGCCGAGTCGATTGACTTGCCAAGGAGGTCGCCGAGGTGACGACGATTCGCAAGGCCCGTCACCGGATCGGTGATCGACGCGAGGGACAGAGCATCGGCCTGCTTGCGCAGAGCAGAGAGAAAGCAAGCCATCCGAGCGGATACGAGGACGACCGCAACCACCGACGAACCGAGTACGAGCCAACCCCACTCGGCGACCGGCACACCGTTGGCAATCTGAGTTCCCATCACAGCGGGGGGCATGAGTATCGCAACACTCAAGCTCACAAGTCGAGTGCGGTCGACGATGCGATGCGGACTCGACGATGTCTCTCGCGCTCGCCACGTCAGCTCCTGCGGACGCAGTGCGGCAGAGGCCAGCAACACGTATCCGACGAGCCATCCCGCGTTGACCAAAGGGACGTCGACGAACCCTAGCCCGTCTACCAGGACGTACAGCACCCATCCTGACAACGAGAACAGGATGAATGCTGCAGCAGTCATCGTGAACGCAGTAGTGCGAGCGCCTTTGACCAGTATCAGAGTGGCCACCAGCGACAGCAGAAACCCGTCGGCCCCCGTGTACACGACGACCGGCCAGAACTCGGCGAGGGTCGCGCCACCGAGCATTGCGTCGGTCCGATTGCCGACGACGAAGATCCAGGCGATCAACCCGAGACCGGTCGCCACGATCAGGCCTTCGAGCACGTCCTCGATGCCGAACAGCCGTCGCCCGACATCGTCCTCGAGCTTCAGAACGCCCAACACGAAGGCGACGTGACCGAACAGATACGCGGCGTCGGCGACCGACACCGTCGGCACGATCATCTGAGTCGTCAGACGGAACCCGATGATCAGATCGCCCAGACTCCATGCCAACACTCCGAATGCGAGCAAGCCCCAGGCGGAACGATTCGTGGACTTGAGTCGCTGGCCTGCGAACACAGCCACCACGCAAGCGAAGGAACACAGAACGTAGACCGCAAGTCGGGGATAACCGTCGGGGGCCGCAAGGTAGGCCGCGACGCCGGCTGCCCCCAACACCAGGAACCTCGACCATCTCATACGAGTCAGTCCTTTCCTGGTCCCCCAACCGCCGCTGCGTCGGCTATTGCCCCCGAACCATTCGCCCGTTCGCCATTCGACACCGAACGGCGAACGGATTGGTTACATAGGCAAGGATCTCAGACGCAGTGACCGAACAACCACACAGGTAGACCTTTTCTTCATCGGACAGCGCTCGAACCACACTTTCTGCTCACTGAACCCGTACAAAACAGCGCCTAGGCATGGAGCGCGCTCCGCGCCGGCATCACCAGTGACTCCAGTCGGTCAGAGGCCATTCCCAGGCATGCTGGATGAGGCTTCGGTCGCCTCGGGCCCCTGCGCATCTTCCGAATGATATTGAGCCAGAAGCCTTTTCTCCTCGTCGCGCTTCGGAAACGCGAAGAAGACGAGCACAGCTCCGGCGAGCACCACGACAATCGCAGCGGCATAGGACTTCTGGTCACCATCCAGGAATGCTTGTTTCGCCGCCGCGATGATCTGCTCGCCGTACTGCGGATACCGTTCGGCCAGATCGGCTGCCGACGAGAACGACTTGGTAAGCACCGACTGGGTTTCTTCGCTGACGCTGCCGGCCTGAGGCGACTGTGCGATCTGTGCTGTGAACGACGCCGCGTATCCGGCCGTAAGTAGCGCACCGAGCGTCGACTGCATGATCGCCCCACCTAGATCCCGCTGCAGGTCAGCCGTGCCCGACGCCATCCCCGCACGGTCGACTGGCACAGACCCGGTCAACGAGCGGGACGCAGGCGTTCCAGCGAGGCCGATGCCGATACCGAGCAGTGCGTAGCTGACCGCGACCACCCAATACGACACATCCTCCTTCCACGTCAACCACGCCAGAACGAGGCCGACGACAATGAAGACGTAGCCGAGCAACAGCGTGAACCTCGAACCGCGAGATTCGACGAGTTTCGCCGACTGCGGCGCGACGATGACCATCGCGGCCGCAGCCGGAAGCGTTGCCGCTCCCGCGGCAAGCGTCGAGTATTGGAGTACGTTCTGCAAGAACTGCTGGCCGACGAAGATCACACCCATCAGCGAACCGAACACGATGATCCCGGCAAGTGCAGCGACCCAAAAAGTCCGACGCCGTGCAATACGCAGATCGTAGAGCGGGAACTTCGCCCGAGATTGCCTGAATACGAATACCGCACCCGCGGCGAGTGCGATCGCGCCGAGCCCGATCGCGAGCGTGCCCATACCGTCGACCGGTGCGAAATTGATGCTGAGCACGAGAGCCGCGATGAATACCACCGACACCATGCCGCCGAGGTTGTCAACGGGATCGGTTGTCTCGTTGACGTGCGAGGGAACGAACACTGACGCGAGGATCAAGGCAAGGAGAGCCAGCGGCAGCGTGACGACGAATACCGAACCCCAGTGGAACTTCTCCAGCAGAGCACCGGACAGCAGTGGCCCGAGCGCGGACAATGCACCACCGAGCGCCGACCACAGCGCGATGGCCTTCGTCCTCGGCGGGCCTGACCACAGCGCAGTGATCAGCGCGAGCGTAGTCGGATACGCGAGGCCCGCCGACAGCCCACCGAGCAACCGAGCACCGAACAGCACCTCGAAGTTCGGCGCGAAACCAGCGATGATGCATGCGGGGATCGAGAGCGCCATCCCCAGCACCAGCAGCATCTTTCGGCC is part of the Rhodococcus sovatensis genome and encodes:
- a CDS encoding carbonic anhydrase; this encodes MPASNPVSAWKSLKEGNQRFVAGEPLHPSQGIEDRTRLAEGQHPSAILFGCADSRVAAEIIFDQGLGDMFVVRTAGHTIDSSVLGSIEYGVAVLGAPLIVVLGHDKCGAVQATIDALDSGDTPGGYIRDVVERVTPSVLSARRDGYVAVDDFEARHVEETGNLLMQRSRIIADKVEAGDVAIVGLTYKLSEGTARLREVIGNIGEVP
- a CDS encoding A/G-specific adenine glycosylase, with the protein product MPIDTNALLGWFDTEERDLPWRRPGVTGWQILMSEIMLQQTPVSRVAPIWEQWVERWPVPSAMAESSRAEVLRAWGKLGYPRRALRLHECAGVLAAEHGDVVPADVDTLLGLPGIGAYTARAVACFAYGQRVPVVDTNVRRVVARAVHGTAEAGNPSTTRDLADVDGLLPRPRAKAARYSAALMELGALICTAKNPACLLCPLPECSWIEAGRPAHTGPAKKVQKFAGTDRQVRGKLMSVLRESSGPVERTKLDVVWLTDPGQRDRALDSLLLDGLIEQTDSGLFALAGEGEGTPSRE
- a CDS encoding alpha/beta hydrolase, encoding MTRMSLAKINGIEINYEVAGSGPLVVLVMGTGSPGRVWKAHQVPALVKAGFQVVTFDNRGISPSSECADGMVLDDLVADTAALIEHLGGMRARVVGTSMGSRVTQELALARPDLVSHAVMMATYGRASAMQRAWSKAERELYDAGITLPASYRAAITAMNNFSPATLRDEQAIGDWLAVLEFSGGQPSAGKRAQIGLEMRAGSERLTAYRKITAKSLVVGFADDRLIPVHLSREVAQAIPGARYEEIADTGHFGYLERPEIVNKVLVDFLR
- a CDS encoding alpha/beta hydrolase produces the protein MLHDEGGNGNPILLLHGLMGSAQTWRRQLPWLRELGHVYTYDAPGHRRRAPSSLRTEAFVEDLTEHAEKVGRATVVGHSMGSLHGWCLAAARPDLVAALVVEDIAPDFRGRTADDWAAMIRRWPQPFSTEDDVRSFFGDVAGRYFLDSFVEREDGWYLHGSVSTFEAISAEWGTRHFWSEWESVDVPSLLLEGEFGITPDGQMAEMHARNAKSEYVLVPGAAHLIHDERPEFYRETVTSFLRQLR
- the mhuD gene encoding mycobilin-forming heme oxygenase MhuD — encoded protein: MAVVKINAIEVPSGAGPELEKRFAARAGAVEGSPGFLGFQLLRPVKGEDRYFVVTQWETEEAFEAWAAGPAKAAHSGERAKPVASGASLLEFEVVLDVPARSKPE
- a CDS encoding bifunctional diguanylate cyclase/phosphodiesterase gives rise to the protein MRWSRFLVLGAAGVAAYLAAPDGYPRLAVYVLCSFACVVAVFAGQRLKSTNRSAWGLLAFGVLAWSLGDLIIGFRLTTQMIVPTVSVADAAYLFGHVAFVLGVLKLEDDVGRRLFGIEDVLEGLIVATGLGLIAWIFVVGNRTDAMLGGATLAEFWPVVVYTGADGFLLSLVATLILVKGARTTAFTMTAAAFILFSLSGWVLYVLVDGLGFVDVPLVNAGWLVGYVLLASAALRPQELTWRARETSSSPHRIVDRTRLVSLSVAILMPPAVMGTQIANGVPVAEWGWLVLGSSVVAVVLVSARMACFLSALRKQADALSLASITDPVTGLANRRHLGDLLGKSIDSAGPGGVVVVIVDVDRFAQINETFGYPVGDRVLREIGQRLSAASAGDSVVGRLGGDQFVVSMAADLMVISPTEYADHFRSVVSRTMFVRDINVALDATVGVVESSKLSDVDAEALLQHAHVALTAAKHSHMRSSIYTPSMDCNRHDQMRLLGELETALRERQLRVFFQPCLDLASGTVSGVEALLRWQHPREGLMSPSSFLPDAERTGLLPAITAYVLEDSLRCCSAMRRIRPDFGISVNLSVRNLLDSALVEHVAHALQRHEVPAAAVEFEVTETTAMTDPRRSVDSLVALRDIGASIAIDDYGTGYSSLAYLRSLPVQTLKIDKTFVTAMNSQPTNASIVGSTIDLARSLGMTVVAEGVEDARTLERLRTLGCDGAQGFHVGRPVPVDELDALVDAIEGRSNTTSKSRTSKSAASKSAAPTDWDYAATVDATAGVVGSAVKPV
- a CDS encoding MFS transporter — its product is MTTVEKGSVPARAGLVLFVLILVAAVANLNLAVANVALPEIGRDFDASQTQLNLIAVAYSLGLAASVLYLGALGDRYGRKMLLVLGMALSIPACIIAGFAPNFEVLFGARLLGGLSAGLAYPTTLALITALWSGPPRTKAIALWSALGGALSALGPLLSGALLEKFHWGSVFVVTLPLALLALILASVFVPSHVNETTDPVDNLGGMVSVVFIAALVLSINFAPVDGMGTLAIGLGAIALAAGAVFVFRQSRAKFPLYDLRIARRRTFWVAALAGIIVFGSLMGVIFVGQQFLQNVLQYSTLAAGAATLPAAAAMVIVAPQSAKLVESRGSRFTLLLGYVFIVVGLVLAWLTWKEDVSYWVVAVSYALLGIGIGLAGTPASRSLTGSVPVDRAGMASGTADLQRDLGGAIMQSTLGALLTAGYAASFTAQIAQSPQAGSVSEETQSVLTKSFSSAADLAERYPQYGEQIIAAAKQAFLDGDQKSYAAAIVVVLAGAVLVFFAFPKRDEEKRLLAQYHSEDAQGPEATEASSSMPGNGL